Sequence from the Salinicoccus sp. Bachu38 genome:
CCGCCGGCATGACGGATATCAAGCAGTGGGGCCACTGTGCCATAGGCTTCCCGATCCAGCTCTATGACAATCCCCTTTTCGCCGAGCGACTCCCGGGCCAGGTCGATCTCCTTCACGATCTTTCTATCATAGAGGATGCCCACCCTGTCGCATATCCGCTCGACATCGCTCAATATGTGGGTCGAGAAGATGACCGTCGTTTCCTTTGTAATCTCCTTCAATATCTTCAGTATCTCCATCCGTCCTTTCGGATCGAGGGCACTCGTCGGTTCATCGCAGATCAGCAGCTTCGGGCGGTGGATCAGCGCCTGTGCGATGCCGAGCCGCTGCTTCATGCCACGTGAATAGTTCCTGATCCTGGATTTCTCCCCCTGGAGTCCGACAAGGTTGAGCAGTTCATCGATCCGTCCGCGCTGCTCCGCCTTTTCCATCTTGGTGATATCCGCACACAGCTTCAAATACTCCTCTGCATTCATATAGGTGTAGAACTCCGGGACATCCGGCAGGTATCCGACATGGCGGTTCGTCGGCGTATCCCCGAACCTGACCTTTTCACCGCATACGTATATATCACCGCCATCCGGCTTCAACAGACCGAGCACCATCTTCATCGTCGTCGTCTTGCCGGCACCGTTGCTTCCTATAAATCCATAGATTTCGTTTTGCGCAACTTCAAGGCTCAGTTCTTCAATGACCGTCTTCTGATTGAATGCCTTCTTCAATCCTTCAATTTTCAATATGTCCATATCATCTCCGCTCCAGTACGAAGTATAGGATCGGCCCGATGATATTCAGAACGAGCACGATGATGATCCAGACCACCCTATTCAAATACCTGAATTGCTGCTGTCTGATGATCATCACCAGTGCAGTCACCGTCAGCACCAGCTGCAGCAGAAGCAGCGGAATCAAAAACGGCAAGTATTCCTGTACATCCATATTCATGTCACTTTCCCTCCACGACCTTTTTTAATTTATGAACGATATTTTTGAACTCTATATCATCCTTCAATTCCAAAAAGACTTCATTATCCACCAGAACACTCAACAGTTGCTCCTTGGCAACACCAAAATTCACCGGCACATCCTTCCCGATATCGAAGTCTGCCACCCATTCATCGATTTCCGTGAAAAATCCATCCCCATGCAGATAATAATCGTTCGTCAAATTTCTTACAGATTCCAAAAAAGCATTCAGATAATGGATGCATCGCTTCTTATCATCGACAAGCTGCATGGCCGCAACGAGATAGAAGTTCAACATCGAGTTCGGATGCAGCGCCTTGAGATTAAATGCTCCGTCCATGGCTTCGCCTCTTGAAAGCAGTTCTTCAAGATCATCGTAGAGTCCGCCCTGAATCATCATTGTAAAGTCCCCAATGATGAAAACGATATACTGATACACTTCAATCTGCAGGACGGCTTTGGATTTCTGGACTTCTCCCTGCATCTGATAGGACTGGGCCAACAGGGTACTCACCGGCAGCTTGGGCAACGTGGAATCAGACAACAGCCCAATCGCTTCTGCCGACTGCTGCTCCATCAGATGGATCATGGCTCTGAAGAATGTGACCTGTTCCTTGAGATGCAGAGAGTCAGAATTTGCAAGCACCCGCTCTATGAAATCCTTGGCCAGCCCGAATGTCTCCGTCCGGTCTTTAGCCAGATAACCATGATTGATCAGCAATCCCGTCAGTACGGTCAGCAGGCGATAGCAGCTGTAGTAGCGATGGGCATGGCTTCGCACCGCTTCCAGTGCACCATCGTAGTCTTCAGTTTCGAACATTCCGGCAAGCTTGTGATAGAAGATCCTGATCTGCTGTTTCGAAAGCTGGGGTGAATAATTGACCAGATCGTCGATGGTAACATCAAACAGCACTGCCAGTCGTGCCAGATAGTTGATTTCAGGCAGGGAGTGCCCCTTTTCCCATTTTGACACAGCCGCCTTGCTGATATTCAGGAACTCTGCAATATCGGTCTGCGTATATCCGATTCGCTTCCTGTTGCTGAAGATGCTCTGGCCCACATTCATATCATTCACAACCTCACTCCTATCCTGCTTTTATCATAAATAATTTCATAGGGAATAGGTATCACCAATATATAAACAAATATCAACAAAGTAAACCATAGGTTGACTATGGTAATGGTGTTATAAGAAAAAGCAGGAGCGATAGCACTCCTGCCTTGGGAAAATAATATTGGAATTTATTTGTCGCCGCTGAGCTTCACAAGAATCTTGGACTGACTCTTGTCATTCAGCAGTGCTTCGAATCCCTTGTCGACAATCTCATTCAGTTCGATATGGTCGCTGATGACCGGGAATGGATCAATCTGTCCACTCTCTATCATCTTCACCGTCGCTTCAAATATGTCCGGCTCGTACGCCAGAGTGGAAGCGATGCGTACACCGCTTGCGGTGAGTGACATCGGATTGAATTCAATCGGTTTTTCAAAGATGGACACGATGGTCACCATACCGCGCGCACGTGTGGCCTGGATGGACTGGTCGACAGTCACACCGACACCTGCCACTTCGAATGTCCGGTCGACACCGTCAGGGTAGTATTCATGAATATATGCGACCGGATCTTCATTGCCGGAATTGACTGCATGTGTCGCACCGACTTCCTTCGCCTTCTTAAGACGCTCGTCGCTGAGGTCGAATGCAAAGATGTCCTTTGCACCAGCCGCCCGAGCGGCAATGATGGTCAGCAGTCCAATTGGACCAGCCCCGAATACCGCAACGGAGTCGCTGAACTGCATTTCGGATTCCCGAATCGCCTGAAGGGCGACGGCTGTCGGCTCGACAAGTGCACCAAGTTCAAGCGATGTTTCATCCTCCAGCTTCACAATGTTCTTCCTGTCCACTACAACATAGTCGGCAAAACCGCCGTCACTGCCAAGCCCTACAAAAGTGAATCCTTTGTACATATCAACGAGTGGCTCCTCATGCACTTCCTGGGTGATGAGCGGATTGATCGTCACCTTGTCTCCTGCCTCGAGACCCTCGACCCCCGCTCCCACTTCCTCCACAGTACCTGAAAACTCATGGCCCATGGTCAGCGGTGCCTTTCTGTCTGTCATTGGAGATGCTTCTCCGCTCGGAATAAAGATGGGACCTGCATTATATTCATGGAGATCACTGCCACAAATGCCGGCCCAGGCAACTTTGACTTTAACTTTACCTTCACTGATTTCCGGTATTTCAACGTCTTCTACGCGAATGTCCTTTGCATCATGAAATACTGCTGCGCGCATATAAAGCCCTCCTATTTGTTATTTATTTCACAATTATTATACACCCATTCGTAAAATAAAGGAAATGATAACCTAGCCCTTCAGCCATTCTTTCGCTTTCATCGCAGCTTCCTGCGGCAGGCTGTGTCCGTTGACCCATGTGATGGCCACATCAGCACCCCTTGATTCGAACAGGTCCACGACGCGCCTGCTCTCTTCCTCCGGTGCCATCGGGTCATTTTTGCCCATGGACAGGAAGACTTCCGCCCCGCTGAGATCCTTTTCATGCTCGACTGATACAGGATAGAGTGGCGCAAAGAGGATTGCCTTCCTGTAGTCGGCATCCTCCCTCAGCATCATGTTGATGGCGATGTTCGAACCGTTGGAGAAGCCGACGAAGATGACGTCACGGACATCGAATCCGTAGTCTTCCGAGGCTTCACCGATGAAGTCATGCAGCTCCTTGCCGCGGAAATTGAGATCTTCCACATCATACTGCCCTTCGCCATGGCGCTTGAAGTAGCGATTCATGCCATTCTCGGAGACATTTCCCCTTACGCTGAGTACGTTATACTCCGGCTCCAGCATTCCGGCGAGCGGCAGAAGATCGTGCTCCGTACCGCCGGTACCGTGCAGCAGTACGAATACCGGTGCACCCTTTTTATTTTCATTGTATATATGTTTCATAAGTGAACACTCCTTCTCTATTCTGGTCGCTGGACAGTGAACATCCTGCCTATCTCTGCATAGTCATGTCCTGCCAGTCGACTGACTGCTCCCAGCTTGACTGGATCGACATATCCATGGTGATAGATGTCATCATCAATGTGGAAATGAACGACTTTGAGCAGCAGTAAATCCGTCGTCGCATGGCTGTCATCATCGTATATGACCATTGAATCATACAGCTCTGTTTCCATGCGGACTTTTGCTTCATCCAGTCCAGGCGGCCTGACAGTTTTCGAGGCTACTGTCGTAAACGCGGATACATCCAACTCACTCTCTTCCGGACCGAGCTGGGCTGCTGTCTCGTTTGCAGCCTCCACATTGTCCTGGTCAACAACGTGCACAACCGCTTCTTTCGTATTCGATATATTACGTGCCGTATCTTTAGGTTCGCCAGCCACCCGCTGGACTGCGATTGACAGCATCGGTGGCCGGTACGTGACAATATTGAAATAGCTGAACGGGCCGATATTCACAATTCCCTCTTCCGACATCGTGGA
This genomic interval carries:
- a CDS encoding ABC transporter ATP-binding protein, which encodes MDILKIEGLKKAFNQKTVIEELSLEVAQNEIYGFIGSNGAGKTTTMKMVLGLLKPDGGDIYVCGEKVRFGDTPTNRHVGYLPDVPEFYTYMNAEEYLKLCADITKMEKAEQRGRIDELLNLVGLQGEKSRIRNYSRGMKQRLGIAQALIHRPKLLICDEPTSALDPKGRMEILKILKEITKETTVIFSTHILSDVERICDRVGILYDRKIVKEIDLARESLGEKGIVIELDREAYGTVAPLLDIRHAGGSEYTIENHSLREIYDVLHAHGIHPEKIVKERKSLEDVYLEVTT
- a CDS encoding PLDc N-terminal domain-containing protein, with product MNMDVQEYLPFLIPLLLLQLVLTVTALVMIIRQQQFRYLNRVVWIIIVLVLNIIGPILYFVLERR
- a CDS encoding helix-turn-helix domain-containing protein, whose translation is MNVGQSIFSNRKRIGYTQTDIAEFLNISKAAVSKWEKGHSLPEINYLARLAVLFDVTIDDLVNYSPQLSKQQIRIFYHKLAGMFETEDYDGALEAVRSHAHRYYSCYRLLTVLTGLLINHGYLAKDRTETFGLAKDFIERVLANSDSLHLKEQVTFFRAMIHLMEQQSAEAIGLLSDSTLPKLPVSTLLAQSYQMQGEVQKSKAVLQIEVYQYIVFIIGDFTMMIQGGLYDDLEELLSRGEAMDGAFNLKALHPNSMLNFYLVAAMQLVDDKKRCIHYLNAFLESVRNLTNDYYLHGDGFFTEIDEWVADFDIGKDVPVNFGVAKEQLLSVLVDNEVFLELKDDIEFKNIVHKLKKVVEGK
- a CDS encoding 2,3-butanediol dehydrogenase; this translates as MRAAVFHDAKDIRVEDVEIPEISEGKVKVKVAWAGICGSDLHEYNAGPIFIPSGEASPMTDRKAPLTMGHEFSGTVEEVGAGVEGLEAGDKVTINPLITQEVHEEPLVDMYKGFTFVGLGSDGGFADYVVVDRKNIVKLEDETSLELGALVEPTAVALQAIRESEMQFSDSVAVFGAGPIGLLTIIAARAAGAKDIFAFDLSDERLKKAKEVGATHAVNSGNEDPVAYIHEYYPDGVDRTFEVAGVGVTVDQSIQATRARGMVTIVSIFEKPIEFNPMSLTASGVRIASTLAYEPDIFEATVKMIESGQIDPFPVISDHIELNEIVDKGFEALLNDKSQSKILVKLSGDK
- a CDS encoding alpha/beta hydrolase — its product is MKHIYNENKKGAPVFVLLHGTGGTEHDLLPLAGMLEPEYNVLSVRGNVSENGMNRYFKRHGEGQYDVEDLNFRGKELHDFIGEASEDYGFDVRDVIFVGFSNGSNIAINMMLREDADYRKAILFAPLYPVSVEHEKDLSGAEVFLSMGKNDPMAPEEESRRVVDLFESRGADVAITWVNGHSLPQEAAMKAKEWLKG
- a CDS encoding flavin reductase family protein; the encoded protein is MLDFTPQQLNEKEQKKFLIGSVIPRPIALVSTMSEEGIVNIGPFSYFNIVTYRPPMLSIAVQRVAGEPKDTARNISNTKEAVVHVVDQDNVEAANETAAQLGPEESELDVSAFTTVASKTVRPPGLDEAKVRMETELYDSMVIYDDDSHATTDLLLLKVVHFHIDDDIYHHGYVDPVKLGAVSRLAGHDYAEIGRMFTVQRPE